The proteins below come from a single Phocoena sinus isolate mPhoSin1 chromosome 2, mPhoSin1.pri, whole genome shotgun sequence genomic window:
- the CHRNA3 gene encoding neuronal acetylcholine receptor subunit alpha-3, which produces MGAQPRGVRVAKLLPPWAPPRLLLFLLLLLLPVARASDAEHRLFERLFEDYNEIIRPVANVSDPVIIQFEVSMSQLVKVDEVNQIMETNLWLKQIWNDYKLKWNPSDYNGAEFMRVPAQKIWKPDIVLYNNAVGDFQVDDKTKALLKYTGEVTWIPPAIFKSSCKIDVTYFPFDYQNCTMKFGSWSYDKAKIDLVLIGSSMNLRDYWESGEWAIIKAPGYKHDIKYNCCEEVYTDITYSLYIRRLPLFYTINLIIPCLLISFLTVLVFYLPSDCGEKVTLCISVLLSLTVFLLVITETIPSTSLVIPLIGEYLLFTMIFVTLSIVITVFVLNVHYRTPTTHTMPMWVKTIFLNFLPRVMFMTRPASSEGNTQRPRPLNSAELSNLNCFSHIESKSCKEGYPCQDELCSHCHHRRVKILNFSANLTRSSSSESVNAVLSLSALSPEIKEAIQSVKYIAENMKAQNEAKEVQDDWKYVAMVIDRIFLWVFILVCILGTAGLFLQPLMARDDA; this is translated from the exons ATGGGCGCCCAGCCGCGCGGAGTCCGCGTCGCGAAGCTCTTGCCTCCCTGGGCGCCGCCGCGGCTGCTGCtatttctgctgctgctgctgctgccag TGGCCAGAGCCTCCGACGCCGAGCATCGTCTGTTTGAGCGGCTGTTCGAAGATTATAACGAGATCATCCGGCCAGTGGCCAATGTGTCTGACCCAGTCATCATCCAGTTTGAAGTGTCCATGTCTCAGCTGGTGAAGGTG GATGAAGTAAACCAGATCATGGAGACCAACCTGTGGCTCAAGCAA ATCTGGAATGACTACAAGCTGAAGTGGAACCCCTCCGACTACAATGGAGCGGAGTTCATGCGTGTCCCTGCACAGAAGATCTGGAAGCCAGATATTGTGCTGTATAACAA TGCTGTTGGGGATTTCCAGGTGGACGACAAGACCAAAGCTTTACTCAAGTACACGGGGGAAGTGACTTGGATCCCCCCAGCCATCTTTAAGAGCTCGTGCAAAATCGATGTGACCTACTTCCCATTCGATTACCAGAACTGCACCATGAAGTTTGGTTCCTGGTCCTACGACAAGGCAAAAATCGACCTGGTCCTGATCGGCTCCTCCATGAACCTCAGGGACTACTGGGAGAGTGGTGAGTGGGCCATCATCAAAGCCCCAGGCTACAAACATGACATCAAGTACAACTGCTGCGAGGAGGTCTACACGGACATCACGTACTCGCTGTACATCCGGCGCCTGCCCCTGTTCTACACCATCAACCTCATCATCCCCTGCCTGCTCATCTCCTTCCTGACTGTGCTTGTCTTCTACCTGCCCTCCGACTGCGGCGAGAAGGTGACCCTCTGCATCTCGGTCCTCCTCTCCTTGACTGTGTTTCTGCTGGTGATCACTGAGACCATCCCGTCCACCTCTCTGGTGATTCCCCTGATCGGCGAGTACCTCCTGTTCACCATGATTTTTGTAACCTTGTCCATCGTCATCACCGTCTTCGTGCTCAACGTGCACTACAGgacccccaccacacacacgaTGCCCATGTGGGTGAAGACCATATTCTTGAACTTTCTTCCCAGGGTCATGTTCATGACCAGGCCGGCAAGCAGTGAGGGTAACACTCAGAGGCCAAGACCCTTGAATAGCGCTGAGCTCTCAAACCTGAATTGCTTCAGCCACATAGAGTCCAAGAGCTGCAAAGAAGGCTACCCCTGCCAGGACGAGCTATGTAGCCACTGCCACCACCGCAGGGTGAAAATCCTGAATTTCAGTGCCAATCTCACGAGAAGCTCCAGTTCTGAATCTGTCAATGCCGTGCTGTCCCTCTCTGCTCTGTCACCAGAAATCAAAGAAGCTATCCAAAGTGTCAAGTATATTGCTGAAAATATGAAAGCACAGAATGAAGCCAAAGAG gTTCAAGACGATTGGAAGTATGTTGCCATGGTGATTGATCGTATATTTCTGTGGGTTTTCATTCTGGTGTGCATTTTAGGGACAGCAGGATTGTTTCTGCAACCTTTGATGGCCAGGGATGATGCGTAA